The stretch of DNA GTTTTCGAGCGGCCAGACTCGCGCGCCAGGCAGCAGGCCCGCGACCTCGGTTGTAGGCATCAGGAACAGACGTTCACCGGCAAAGCCGACGACTTCCGCTTCAGCGCTGGCATGCAGGCTGCCAGGAGGCAGCTCGATCATGACCTCCGAGCCGACCGCGAGACGCAAGCCGATGGCTTCGAGGACGAGGCCTGCGGCGCGTGTCAGACGTCCGCAAGGACGGAGTGGGCGGGCTAGTGCGCTGCGCGTGCGCCATGTTTGCAGATCGGCCAGCCATGCCTCGGTGTGTGGATTGTCTGTGCGCGGAACGTTCGCCTCAGGTGAGCCGAAGTTAAAGTTGGACGCAGGCGAGGATGATATTGCTGCCGGTGATGCGCTCAATGTGTTGATCTCGGCCTCAGGCAAGCCGAATGAAGCCAGCGCCAGCTCCCGCTCGAGGGGCGTCATATCGCTGCTCTGAATGTCCTCGAGCGTCACCATGGGCTCGCCTTTCCCAGTGCCGCCGTCACGCGCTCCCAGCGCGTGCCGAGCGTTGCGTCCACTTCGCCGCTGGCCGCTCCGGCACGGCAGCCGCCGCGCTCGATGGCGGCGTCGGTGCGCACGCTCCAGCCGCGTGTTTGCAGCTCGTCGTGCAAATACGCTTCGATCACGGGCAGCTCAGCCGGATTCACCGCCAGATACGGTGAGCCGCTGAGCGCAGGCTCCACCGCCAGCACTTCGCGCGCCGCCGCCAGCAGCGCCGTGGGGTCATGCTGCACATGCTGACGCACCACCTGCTGCGCGATCTCCAGCGAAAGCGCGCACAGCGTGCGGGCCACCTCGTCTTGCAACGTCAGAAGCGCGGTGCTGAAGTTCTGCGCCAGCGTCGCCAGTTGCGCCGCTTCCGCGTGCGCGCGCGCCTGGCCTTCTGCAAAACCTTGCGCCACGCCCTGTTCGTAACCTGCCTGATATCCCAGTGCCTGGCCTGCGACGTGGCCCGCTGCCAGCCCTTGCGCATGCGCTTCGTCGCGCTGCCGTTGCAACTCGGCTTCGAACACGCGCGGATCAACCGCTGGCGGTGGCGCGGGATCGAACGACGCCATTTCCCAGCGCTGATACGCCGAGAGGCTGGCTTCACCGTTGGGCGCGCGCTCAGACATAAGCGTCTTCCGCCTTGCCGCCGATCACGATCTGGCCGCTTTCGGCCAGATCCCGGGCAATCTGCACAATGCGCCGCTGCTGGGTTTCGACATCCGAGACCCGTACCGGGCCACGTGTATCGAGATCTTCCGTAAGCAGCTCGGCGGCGCGTTGCGACATGTTGGACAGAAACTTCTGCCGCAATGCGCTCGGGGCACCCTTGAGGGCGACGATCAGCGCTTCCGAATCGATTTCTTTCAGCAGCAACTGGATGCCGCGATCTTCGATATCCAGCAGGTTCTCGAAGACGAACATCTGGTCGATGATTTTTTGCGCCAGTTCGGCGTCGTACTGCCGCACGTTTTCCAGCACGCTTTCTTCGTGATTGCCGGGCATGAAGTTGAGAATTTCCGCTGCCGTGCGGATACCGCCCATCGGGCTGCGCTTGAGGTTATCGCTGCCCGAGAGCAAGCCCGTCAGCACGTCATCGAGTTCGCGCAGTGCGGCGGGCTGAATCCCGTCGAGCGTGGCGATGCGCAGCAGCACATCGTTGCGTAGACGCTCGGCGAGACAGGCGGCGATTTCCGATGCCTGATCGCGGTCCAGGTGCACGAGGATCGTGGCGATGATCTGCGGATGCTCATTCTTGATGAGTTCGGCCACTGCCGCCGAATCCATCCACTTCAGCCCTTCGATGCCGCTGGTGTCGCTGCCTTGCAGGATGCGGTCGATCACCGCCCCTGCCTTGTCCTCGCCTAGCGCCTTGGTCAGCACGGTGCGGATGTAGTCGCTCGAATCGAGCGACAGCGCAGTGTGCTGCTCCGCTTCCTTGACGAACTCGTGCAAGACCTCGTCCACCTGCTCGCGCGTGACGTTTTTCAGCGCGGCCATCGCTACGCCGATCTTTTGCACTTCGCGCGGCGCGAGAAACCGGAAAACCTGGGCCGCCTCTTCCTCGCCGAGCGAAATCAGCAGGAGCGCGCTCTTCATCACGCCTTCAGCGTTCATCTGACACCCAGTTTTTGACGACAGTGGCTACGATTTTCGGATCCTGGCGAGCGATGGTGCGCGCGTATTCCAGGTTCCGCTCGAACTTGTGCTTCTCGCTTTCGAATGACAGCAACGAGTTATTGATGCCGTCGTCCACCTCGTTGCCCGCCGTCGCCAGCGCGGGCGGTTTGGGCGGCAGGCCATCGAGTTGCAACGTATCGTCCTGGGCCAGCGCCGGGTTGGCCGCGGGCGCCGCGCCAGGCGGAAAGGTCCGGCGCAGCACGGGCTTGAGCACGACGAAATACAGAAACAGGGCGACGGCTCCGATCCCGGCGTAGGTGGCCACCTGGCGTGCCAGCCCGAGCATGTCCGGCTGACGCCACCACGGCAGCTCGATGCCGCTATCGGTGTCGGCGGTGAAGGCACTGTTCACCACGTTGACCGAATCGCCCCGTTTGGCGTCGTAGCCCATCGCGTCTTTCACCAGTTGCTGGATTTGTGCCAGCTTGTCAGCCGACAGGGGCTGCAGCGTCGCATGGCCTTTTGCATCGACGTGGCGCTGATAGTTCACCACCACCGCAGCGGACAGGCGCTTGATCCCACCCATTGGCTGTTCGATATGGCGCACGGTTTTATCGAGTTCGTAATTGGTCGTGGCGTCCTTGCGTTCGCTCACGGGAATCATGGCCGCTGCCGAGGCCGCGTTCGGGCCGGTAGCGGCGTCGATGGGCGCTGACGCAGGTTGCGGCGGCTGGTTCGACAGCGCGCCGGGTACGCCTGAGGCCCCGGCGCGTGCCTGTTCGGTGGAGCCGCTGGTTTGCAGGCTGCGCACCGATGCTTGCTGCGGGTTGCCATTTGGCGCATAGGTTTCGGCGGTTTGTTCGATGCGGGAGAAATCGATGTCGGCGCTGACTTGCGAGCGCGCATTGCCTGCACCGAAC from Paraburkholderia hayleyella encodes:
- the fliH gene encoding flagellar assembly protein FliH → MSERAPNGEASLSAYQRWEMASFDPAPPPAVDPRVFEAELQRQRDEAHAQGLAAGHVAGQALGYQAGYEQGVAQGFAEGQARAHAEAAQLATLAQNFSTALLTLQDEVARTLCALSLEIAQQVVRQHVQHDPTALLAAAREVLAVEPALSGSPYLAVNPAELPVIEAYLHDELQTRGWSVRTDAAIERGGCRAGAASGEVDATLGTRWERVTAALGKASPW
- the fliG gene encoding flagellar motor switch protein FliG, producing the protein MNAEGVMKSALLLISLGEEEAAQVFRFLAPREVQKIGVAMAALKNVTREQVDEVLHEFVKEAEQHTALSLDSSDYIRTVLTKALGEDKAGAVIDRILQGSDTSGIEGLKWMDSAAVAELIKNEHPQIIATILVHLDRDQASEIAACLAERLRNDVLLRIATLDGIQPAALRELDDVLTGLLSGSDNLKRSPMGGIRTAAEILNFMPGNHEESVLENVRQYDAELAQKIIDQMFVFENLLDIEDRGIQLLLKEIDSEALIVALKGAPSALRQKFLSNMSQRAAELLTEDLDTRGPVRVSDVETQQRRIVQIARDLAESGQIVIGGKAEDAYV
- the fliF gene encoding flagellar basal-body MS-ring/collar protein FliF → MDSSANPLVTPDARMGLANPSASGVADLGGASGGGFAGGFSQRLSSLTPMRGNPRTPLIIAAAFCIAVIVALVLWSRTPNYKVLYSNVSDADGGAIVAALQQANLPYKFSDAGSAILVPADQVHEMRLRLAAQGLPKNGSVGFELMDNQKFGISQFAEQVNYQRALEGELQRTIESISTVRSARVHLAIPKPSVFVREREAPSASVMVNLYPGRTLDEGQVVAVTHMVAAAVANLPVRNVTIVDQDGNLLTQAGNASGLDASQLKYVQQIERNTQQRIDAILAPLFGAGNARSQVSADIDFSRIEQTAETYAPNGNPQQASVRSLQTSGSTEQARAGASGVPGALSNQPPQPASAPIDAATGPNAASAAAMIPVSERKDATTNYELDKTVRHIEQPMGGIKRLSAAVVVNYQRHVDAKGHATLQPLSADKLAQIQQLVKDAMGYDAKRGDSVNVVNSAFTADTDSGIELPWWRQPDMLGLARQVATYAGIGAVALFLYFVVLKPVLRRTFPPGAAPAANPALAQDDTLQLDGLPPKPPALATAGNEVDDGINNSLLSFESEKHKFERNLEYARTIARQDPKIVATVVKNWVSDER